Part of the Natrialbaceae archaeon AArc-T1-2 genome, CCGAGTTCGAGGAGATGCACACGAAGGTCAACTACGGGATGAGCCTCGGCGAGGCGATGGTCGAGTTCAACAACAAGTACCACATCCCACGGCTGGCCCGGACGGTCAAGCTCATCACCAAGGCACAGGAGGCCTCGAACGAGATTTCGGACGTCCTCCGGACGGCCGCGGCCGCAAGCGAGAACCACGACGACATCGTCCGGGATCGGAAGACGCGGACGATGATGCAAGTCGTCATCATCGTCATGTCATTTCTGACGATGCTCGCGGTGATCGCGATTCTCCAGACGCAGTTCATCGACACGATGGCCGGGATGCAACCGGAAAACGGTGGCGGCGGTGACGAGGCCGGTCTCGAACTCGAGATCGACACCAACGAGCTGTCGTTACTGTTTTTCCACGCCGTGACGCTTCAGGCGGTGCTGGCGGGCTTTATCAGCGGCTACATCCGGGATGCGGATCTGCTGAGTGGGCTGAAGTACGCGATCGTGCTGGCGACGATCGCACTCGTCACCTGGAGTATGGTGGGCTAACATGTGTCGGGACCGACCTCAGACACCGATCTCGATCGGCGACCGCGGCCAGACGACCCAGGACTTCGCCGTCGGGATCGGCATCTTCCTGCTCGCACTCGCCTTCGCCTTTTCGTTCATCCCGACGTTCATGACGCCGTTCGAGACGCCGGTCGGCGGCGGTGAGACCGAACAGGCGGATCGGATCGCGGCGACGATCGTCGACGACCTCTCGGTGGCCGATTCCGAGCGTCCGAATCACGTGGCCGGTGACGACCTCGAGGAGTACGAGGACAAAAACAGCAGCGAACTGGCGGACGATACCGTCCTCGGATCGGAGTTGCGAACGACCGAGGACAACGGCGACACCGTCGCGATCGATCGCGTGAACGTCACGCTGACGTCACTCGACGGAGAGGAAGTGGTGAATTCGACTGACGACAACTATCACGAGGACCTCCCGAGTTCGAGTGCCTCACGGATCGTCACCGTCG contains:
- a CDS encoding DUF7287 family protein codes for the protein MCRDRPQTPISIGDRGQTTQDFAVGIGIFLLALAFAFSFIPTFMTPFETPVGGGETEQADRIAATIVDDLSVADSERPNHVAGDDLEEYEDKNSSELADDTVLGSELRTTEDNGDTVAIDRVNVTLTSLDGEEVVNSTDDNYHEDLPSSSASRIVTVEDEDGDIVDGCEPACRLTVRIW